GGTCAGCGCGTGCCGGACCACCCCGTCGCCGACGCGGGGGTTGGCCTGCAGGCGGCCCTTGGGAGGCTCGGGCGCGAGACGGGCGACGTTCGAGGTCTCGCGCAGGACGCTGAAGCGCAGCGACCGGGTGTCACGGACACAGCCGTGCAGCGGCTGGACCATCTTGACGTGTTCCTCGCTGTTGACCCAGGCCAGGAAGGGCGGTGCGCTCTCCCATTCACTGGTGATGAGCCACTGGGAGGGGTTCTCGATGGACTGGCACAGCTGGTCGGTGATGTGTCCGGGGACGGACGCGACCTGGTTGCGCAGGTGCTCGTAGGCTTCGAGGAAGTCCTGCTGGGCTCCGTCGTGGAGGTCCAGCAGCAGCACGACCCTCAGCCGGGAGCCGTCGAAGGCCGACTGGGATATTCGTTCCGACAGCGTTGTCATCGTCTACGCATCTCCTTCGGGGCCCGATGGCCCCAGTGGTGCGTCGTCAGTTCCGGTCGATCCGGGTGACTGAGCCGGATGGTGGGGACGGCCTGCCGCGTGTCGCGGGGGGCGTCCCGGATTCGATCGTCGCCGCGACCCACGGGTGGCGCGAGATCTGTGAGCCATGCAGGTGAACCGTGATCGAACAGGCTCTGAGCCGGGCATTCGTGCTCCATCTGCCGTAAGCGTCCCTGGAGCTGGAGCACGCAATGAATCCCACCGTCGAAGACCGGGTGCCGGTACTCGTCGTGGGCGGGTCCCTGGTCGGCCTGTCCGCGTCGCTGTTCCTGGGACGCCTGGGCATCAGACATCTGCTGGTCGAGAAGCACGCGGACACCTCCCGCCACCCGCGCGGACGGGGCAACAACGTCCGCACCATGGAACTGTTCCGGGTGGCCGGCGCGGAGCAGGGGATCCGCGAGGCCGCGTCGGTCCTGGCCGACAACCACGGGATCCTGCAGGCCCGTTCGCTCACCGGCGACGACCACGAGTGGCTGTTCAAGGAGATCGACCCGGGCGGCGGGCTGGCCCGCATCAGCCCGTCCGCCTGGTGCCTGTGCAGCCAGAACGACCTGGAGCCCGTACTGGTGCGCTGTGCCCGCGAGCACGGTGGTGACCTGCGGTTCTCCACCGAGCTGAGCTCCTTCGAACAGGACGCGCAGGGGGTGCGGGCGACGCTGAGAAACCGGGAGACCGGTGAGCTGTCCACCGTGCACGCGGACTACCTGATCGCCGCCGACGGGCCCCGCAGTCCGGTCCGCGAGCGGCTGGGCATCGGCCAGACGGGGCCCGGCGACCTGTTCCACAACGTGAGCATCACCTTCCGCGCGCCGCAGCTCGCCGAGGTCGTCGGCGACCGCCGCTTCATCGCCTGCTACTTGACCCACCCCGAGGCCGACGGCGCCCTGCTGCCGGTCGACAACAAGGCGGACTGGGTCTTCCACGCCCCCTGGCACCCCGACACGGGCGAGACCCTGGAGGACTTCACCGACGAGCGGTGCATCGACCACATCCGCCGGGCAACAGGCGTACCGGGCATGGCAGTTGAGATCACCGGCAAGGCCCCGTGGCACGCCGCCGAGCGGGTCGCCGAGCGGTACGCGGACGGCCGGGTCTTCCTCGCCGGCGACTCGGCCCACGAGATGTCCCCCACCGGCGCGTTCGGCTCCAACACCGGCATCCAGGACGCCCACAACCTGGCCTGGAAGCTCGCCGCCGTGCTCAACGGCGCGGCGGGCCCGGAGCTGCTGGCGACCTACGAGGCGGAGCGGCAGCCGGTGGCGCGGGAGACCAGCGCCCGCGCCTCGGCGCGCTCGGCCGAGCACAGCCACCCGGGGTACGCACCGGCCCCCGGGGCGGCCGGCGGCCGGCAGCGCGGGGTGCTCACCGTCGCCCTGGGGTACTGCTATCCGCAGGGCGCGGTCGTCGGCGCCGACCCCACGCTGCCGGTGGTACCCGACCAGATGCGGCTCACGGGCGAACCGGGCACCCGCGCCCCGCACATGTGGCTGCGGGCCGGCGGCGAGCGGCGCTCGACCCTCGATCTGTACGAGAAGTCCTTCGTCCTGCTGACCGGGACGGACGGCGAGATGTGGCGCACCGCGGTCAAGGGCGCCAACGAGGAGTTCTCCCTCGGGCTGGACTGCTACCTGATCGGCACCGGTCCGAACGACGACCTGGCTCCCGAGGACGGCGCCGACTGGGCCGAGAAGCACGGGACGACGCCCGAGGGTGCGGTGCTGGTGCGCCCCGACGGGTTCGTGGCGTGGCGGGCCGAGGGGCGGGTGGCCGACCCCGAGGCGGCGCTGCGGGAGGTCCTTGCCGCGCTGCTGTGCCGGAGCTGACCCGCCCGGCGCACCCCCGCCCCGTACCCACAGCGGCGGCCGGGTGGGGTGACGGACAAGACTGTCGCTGACGGAGGGGCCGGTGGAACATCCACCGGCCCCTCCGTCACGCGCGAACGTATCTTCTGCCCGTCACCACCGCAGGGGCATCTCGGGACCGCCCCGGCCGCGTCCCGCAACTCGGGGGCCGATTTCCGGTTGAGTCCGGGCATGGACGCCAAGAAGCCCGCCTCGCACCCCTTTCAGCGGATCTCCCTCCCCCACCAGCCGCCTGCCCTGCCGCCGCCTGCGCTGCCGCCCCCGCCCCGCAGGCGCGCCGCCCGGCCGAGGGGGAGACGCCGATCTTCGACCAGCTGCTCAAGGAGTGGCGCGCGGGGGCGATCCGGCCGGTCGTGTCCTGGCCGGTCGACGATCCGGGGAAGATCGGGACGGGCGGCGCGGTTGGCACGGATGCTGGCCGTCCCTATCCGCGGCCCCGTGACGAGGAGCATGCCCGTGAGCCTGTACGACATCCCCCTGCGCACCCTGACCGGTGAGCCCGCTTCGCTCGCCGACTACCGGGGCAAGGCCCTGCTGGTGGTGAATGTGGCGTCCAAGTGCGGGCTGACCCCGCAGTATTCCGGTCTGCAGCGGCTGCAGCAGCGCTACGCCGACCGTGGCTTCAGTGTGCTGGGCTTCCCCAGCAACCAGTTCGCGGGCCAGGAGCCCGGCACCGCCGAGGAGATCGCCACCTTCTGCTCGGCGACGTACGGCGTGAGCTTTCCGCTGTTCGAGAAGACCGACGTCAACGGCGCGGACCGGCACCCGCTGTACACGGCGCTGACCGGCGCCGAGGACGCCGAAGGGGCGGCCGGTGACGTCCAGTGGAACTTCGAGAAGTTCCTGATCGATCCCCAGGGCCGGGTTGCGGGCCGCTTCCGGCCGCGCACCGAGCCGGAGGCCGAGGAACTGGTCACCGCCATCGAGGCGGCCCTGCCGGCCTGAGTCCCGGTGCCGCGCCGCCGGGCCGTGGGCGGGGGCGGTCCGTCGGCGCTCTGCGGCATACGGCCGGGCGGCGGCCTGGCGTCCGGGGGCCGGGCGGCGAGGCGCGGGTCAGGCGACGGCCGTGCCCGCGGCGTCCGTGGCCGTGTCCGGGACCGCGGCCGTCACCGCGGCCGTATCCGTGGCCGTGTCCGGGACCGCGGCCGTCACCGCGGCCGTATCCGTGACTGCGGTCGATCCGGATGCTCCGGCGGCTCCGCCCCCGTCGTCGCCCCCGGTCTCGTCGGACAGGATCTCGAAGCTGCCGGTCAGCCCGGTCATCCGCAGCAGCCGGGCGACGCTCCCGCCGCCGAAGACGCCCGTCAGCCGCAGCCGGCCGCCGCGCTGCCGCGTCCGGTAGCGGGCGCGGCTCAGCAGGGACAGTCCGGCGCAGTCGATGAACGTGACCGCGCGGACGTCGACCACGAGGTCGGTGCCCTGCGTACCGGTGATCTCGTCCAGCCGGTCGGACAGCACCGACACGGCGAGAATGTCCAGCTCACCGCGGAGTTCCAGCACGGTCGTGCCGCCCGGGGCGCTGCTGGGCCCCACGAGTCTCGGGTAGTACTGACCTGTTTCCATCGGCCCGGCCCACTTTCGTGCCGAGGCGCGGGATATGGCCACGCGTCTGCGGCGGAGATGTTCGGAAGGTGTGGGGGGCGCCCGGCGCGATCCGGGCGGTTCGGCCCGTTACCGGGTCGTCGGTGGTGCGGCGGTGTGTCGGCTGAGTCCCTGTGTTTCTGCTGCTGTGCACGTAGTTGTCTACGGCTTACCCGCGGGCCGCGCCCTCAAAGTCCCGGCGTGCGCCTGAGCTTCAGGTTGTCTCAAAGTCGCCCCTGGCGGGCGTGGCCAAGATAGATGGCCACGAGCCGGGCCGCGGGGCCTGACCGGCAGCGCGGGCTGTCGGATCCCGGGTACCCCTTGCACCGCCACCCAGGTGACCGGCCCACCGACGCCTCCCCGGCACCCCACCCGGGCACGCATCCCGAGAGCCCCCAATAGCACTCTTTCGGGCGAATTACACTGTCCGGACCGCCGGAAAGTGAGAGGTGTGTCCTGAAGCCGCCGGAGCCCGCGGGAGATCTCCCCAACCGCACCGCGCAGAGCCTGCGCGAGCTCGCCGGTGGGCCGGTCTCCCGGCTTCCGCAGCTGCTGGAGGCGATGGCGGCCGTCGGCTCCGACCACGACCTGGGCCGCGCCCTGGGCCGCATCGCCGAGACCGCCGCCTCCCTCACGGGTGCGCGCCACGCCGCCGTCAGCCTCCGCGACGAGGACGGCAACGGGCCCGGCGAGCCGGTCACCCACGGCGCACCCCCCGAAGGTGAGCCGCCCGCCGGAGGCTTTCTGGAGGTGCCCGTCCAAGTGCAGGGGGAGCTGTTCGGCACGCTGTCCGTCGCGGGGAAGGGCGACGGCGGGCAGTTCAGCGACGCGGATCTGCACCTGGTGCGGATACTGGCCACCGAGGCCGGTATCGCCCTGAGCAATGCCCGGCTGCACTCCGCCGCCCGGCAGCGCCGGCGCTGGATCGACGGCGCGGCATCCATCACCACGGCGCTGCTGGCCGGGCCCGAGACCGGCTCGACGACCGCCAACGCCCTCACGGTCGTCGCGGAGAAGGGCCGGGAGCTGGCCGAGGCGGCGACCGGGGCGGTCCTGCTGCCGCACGCCGAGGGCGGTATGGAGGTCGTGGCGATCTCCACCGCGCTGTCCGAGGCCGTACGGACCGAGGCGTACCGCGGCAGGATTCCGCCCCGGAGTCCGGTCGTCCACCAGATAGACGCCGGGCTCGCGGTCTTCTCCGACGACTTCGCCGACGACCCGCGCTCGGTCTCCCCGATATCGCGGCACTACGGCCCGGCGATGCTGCTGCCACTGCGCAGCAGCGGGCGGGTGCTGGGCGCCCTCGCACTGTGCCGGATGTCCGGCGACCGCCGCTTCAGCCACACCGAACGGACCCTGGGCACGCAGTTCGCCGCGCAGGCCGCGGTGGCGCTCGTGCTGGCCGACCGGCACCGGGACCGCGAGCGGCTGGCCGTCTTCGAGGACCGCGACCGCATCGCCCGCGATCTGCACGATCTGGTCATCCAGCGGCTGTTCGCCACCGGGATGCTGCTGGAGACCGCCCGGCGCAAGGCGCTGGTGCCGGAGGTGCGGGAGGGGGTGGGCCAGGCGGTCGACGAACTGGAGGCCACGATCCAGGAGATCAGAACGGCCATCATCGCGCTGCAGCAGGGACCGCCCGAGGCCCCGCCCGGCCTGCGCACCCGGGTGCTGCGGGAGGCCGGCGCGGCCACCGCGGCGCTCGGCACCCGGCCGTCGGTCCGGTTCACCGGTCCGGTCGACACCCGGGTCGACGACAAGGGCGCCCGTGAGCTGCTGGCCGCACTCCGCGAGGCGCTGGCGGACGTGACCGCCCCGGCCCCGGCACCGGCACCGTCACGGGCGCCGGCCCGGGTGGAGATCGCCGTGGACGTCACCGCCCCGCTCCCCGACGGCCGGCCGGGCATCCGGCTGACGGTGACCGGCCCGGACGGCGCCGGCCGGCCCCTGATCTGGGAGCGTCCGCTCCGGGGCGGGTGCGACGCCTGAGCCGCCTTTGGTCCCCTGTCCGGCGCGCCCGGCGGGTGAAACCACCGGAATCGCTTGACCTCAACATTGGTTGAGGTCATACGTTCCTTGTATGTCGCCGGTAACGCACGGCGATTCCGTGACGACCCGGCACACCGGAGGCCACCCATGGACATGGAAGTCACCGCCTGGCATGCGCTGCACAGCACGATGGCCGCGCAGCAGGGCAGACGCCGCTTCTCCCGCGGCACCCTGCGCCGCATCACGGCCTTCGCCCGGCCGCACCGCCGCCGTCTGCTGTGGTTCCTCGTACTGAGCACGGTGACCGCGATGCTCGCGGTGGCCACCCCGCTGCTGGCCGGCCGGGTGGTGGACGCGATCGTGGGCGGCGACTCGGCGTCCCTCGTCCTCGGGCTGTCCGGGCTGATCGCCGCGATCGCGGTCGCCGAGGCCGGTCTGGGACTGGTGACCCGCTGGCTGTCGGCGAGCATCGGAGAGGGGCTGATCCTGGATCTGCGGACGACCGTGTACGACCACGTCCAGCGGATGCCCATCGCCTTCTTCACGCGCACCCGCACCGGAGCGCTGGTCAGCCGCCTGAACAACGATGTGATCGGCGCCCAGCGGGCCTTCAGCGACACCCTGTCCGGGGTCGTCAGCAATATCGTGACGCTGCTGCTCACCCTCGTGGTGATGCTCGGTCTGTCCTGGCAGATCACCCTGATCGCGCTGGTGCTGCTGCCGGTGTTCGTGCTTCCCGCCCGCCGGGTCGGCCGGCGGCTGGCGGAGCTGCGCCGGGAGGGTGCCGACCACAATGCGGCGATGGGCACCCAGATGACGGAGCGGTTCTCCGCGCCGGGCGCCACCCTAGTCAAGCTGATGGGCCGCCCGGACCGGGAGTCCGCCGAATTCGCCATCCGGGCCCGCCGGGTGCGCGATATCGGGGTCCGTTCGGCCATGGTCCAGACGTACTTCGTCACCGCGCTCACCCTGGTCTCCGCCCTGGCGCTCGCGGTCGTCTACGGCCTGGGCGGGTACCTCGCGCTGCGCGGACGGCTGGAGCCCGGCGCGATCGTCTCCCTGGCCCTGCTGCTCACCCGGCTCTACGCCCCGCTGACCGCGCTGTCCGGCGCCCATATCGAGGTGATGAGCGCGCTGGTCAGCTTCGAGCGGGTCTTCGAGGTGCTGGACCTCAAGCCGCTGATCTCCGAGAAGCCGGATGCCCGCGCGGTCCCCGAGGGCCCGGTGTCCGTGGAGTTCGACTCCGTCCGCTTCGGCTACCCGTCCGCCGACAAGGTCTCGCTGGCCTCCCTGGAGGAGGTCGCCACCCTCGACGCCCGGGGCGGCGAGGAGGTCCTGCACGGCATCTCCTTCCGTGCCGAACCCGGCCAGATGGTCGCCCTGGTCGGCTCCTCGGGCGCCGGCAAGTCGACCGTGGCTCAGCTGCTGCCCCGGCTGTACGACACCGACTCCGGCGCGGTCCGGCTGTCCGGCGTGGACGTCCGCGAACTGACCGCCGCCTCGCTGCGCGACGTCCTGGGGATGGTCACCCAGGACGGGCACCTCTTCCACGACACGATCCGCGCGAACCTGCTGCTGGCCAGGCCGGAGGCGGCCGAGGAGGAGCTGTGGGACGCGCTGCGCCGGGCGCGTCTGGAGGACCTGATCGCCGGGCTCCCGGACGGGCTGGACACCGTCGTCGGCGAGCGGGGCTACCGCCTCTCGGGCGGCGAACGGCAGCGGCTGACCATCGCCCGGCTGCTGCTCGCCCACCCCCGGGTGGTGATCCTGGACGAGGCCACCGCCCATCTGGACAACACCTCCGAGGCGGCGGTGCAGGAAGCGCTCACCGAGGCCCTTGAGGGCCGTACCGCACTGGTCATCGCCCACCGGCTGTCGACCGTACGGGCCGCGGATCTGATCCTGGTCGTCGAGGGCGGACGAATCGTCGAGCGCGGAACGCACGAGACGCTGCTGGCCGCGGACGGGCGCTATGCGGAGCTGTACCGGACGCAGTTCACCGACTCGGAGGAGCGGCGGGAGGCCGCCGGGGAGGCCCGGCGGGTGAATACCGGTCCGGATGCCGTGCCGGAATCGGCGCTGGTGAACTGACGCCGCGCCGGACGGCCCCCGCCTCTTGGCGGGGGCCTTGCGGATGCCGAAAACTGAGATGATGACGCAGCGCGCGGAACACTCCACTGTCATGGATCGCCTCGCCCTCGATGATCTGATCACCGGGTACGCCATCGCCGTGGACGACGGCGACTGGCCCGGCTACCGGGCCCTGTTCACCCCGGACGGCCGGGCCGACTACCGCTCCGCGGGCGGCATCGAGGGCGGCGTGGACGAGATCACCGCCTGGCTCGGCGAGATGCTGCAGCACTTCGCCATCCGGCAGCATCTGATCGTCAACCGCCGCATCACCCTCGTCCGCCTGGACGGTGCCTCCGGGGACTCCGCCACCGTCCAGGCCGACTACTTCAACCCGATGCGGCTCGCCGGGCCCGCCACGGAGGGCGGGGGCGGCCCGACCGCCCCCAATTACACCTGCGCCGGCCGCTACGAGTTCACCGCCCGGCGCACCGCCGACGGCTGGCGGCTGACCGGCGTCGTCGTCCACGAGAAGTGGCGTGAGGTATGGGTCGACGGTGAGTGACCGCCCCCGTCGGGAGTCCCCCGGTCCGGCCGTTGCGGCGGCCGCTCTTTCCCCGGGCGGCCCCGCCGCGCACACTGGCCGTCCGACCGGCCAAGACCGGAAGCGGGCCGGCCGCATCCAGGGAGGCCGCATGGACACACCGCCAGGCCGTCCGGCGCGGTGGCTCGGCTCCCCCTGGACCCGGGGGGTGGCCACCGCGCTCGCCGGTGCGGTGCCGGCCCTCACCTTCCCCGCGCCGTCGTGGTGGTGGCTGGCGTATGTCGCGCTGGTGCCCTGGCTGCTGCTGGTGCGGTCGGCACCGACCCGCCGGCGGGCGGCGCTGGACGGCTGGCTGGGCGGCACCGGCTTCATCCTGGCCGTCCACCAGTGGCTGCTGCCCAGCCTGCACATCTTCATCCTCGTGCTCGCCCTGCTGCTCGGTGCGTTCTGGGCCCCCTGGGGAGTGCTGGTGCGCGTGCTGCTGGGGGACGCGCCCCCGGCGGGCGGGGCGGCGCGCGAGGGGCCCGCGCGGACGAGGTCCGGGGAAGCCGCTGCCGCGGGGCGGCGGGCTACGGGCGGTCGGTGTGCCGCCGCGCTGGTGCTGGTGCCGTCGGGCTGGCTGATGGTCGAACTGGTCCGTTCCTGGGAGTACTTGGGCGGCCCCTGGGGGCTGCTGGGCGCCAGTCAGTGGCAGGTGCCGCCCGCGCTGCGGCTGGCGTCGGTCGGCGGGGTGTGGCTGGTGAGCTTGCTGGTGGTGGCGGTGAACACGGCGGTGGCAGAGCTGATCGCCCGCCCGGCGACACGGCTGCCCGCTGTCGCCGGGCTGCTGGTGTGCGCGCTGGCGGCCACCATGGCCTGGTTCTGGGCGCCGGTCCCCCGCATCACCGGCACGGTGCGGGTCGCCGTCGTCCAGCCGAACCGGACCGGCACCCCCGCGGCCCGCCTGGACCGCAGCGAGGCCCTGACCCGGTCGCTGGCGGGCCGCGGGGTGCGCCTGATCGTCTGGGGCGAGAGCAGCCTCTACACGGACCCGGCGGACCACCCGGCGCTCGCCGCCCGCCTCGCCGCCCTCTCCCGGCGGACCGGCGCAGAGCTGCTGATCAACGCCGACTCCGCGCACGCCGAACGGCCGGGCATCTCCAAGAGCGCGGTCCTGATCGGCCCGGACGGACCCACCGGGGACCGCTACGCCAAGATGCGGCTGGTGCCCTTCGGCGAGTACATACCGTTCCGGTCCGTACTGGGCTGGGCAACGCGGGTCGGCAAGGCGGCCCCCAGCGACCGGCTGCGCGGCACCGGCCAGGTGGTGATGCCCCTCGCCGCCGCGGACGGGCTGCGCATCGGGCCGCTGGTCTGCTTCGAGACCGCCTTTCCCGACATGAGCCGCCATCTGGCGCGCGACGGCGCCCGTGTGCTGGTCGCGCAGTCCTCGACCTCGACCTTCCAGGACAGCTGGGCGCCCGCCCAGCATGCGTCACTGGCCGCGCTGCGCGCCGCGGAAAACTGGCGGCCCATGGTGCACGCCACCCTCACCGGCATCAGTGCGGTGTACGGCCCCCGGGGTGAGCAGATCGGCGAACGGCTGGGCACCGACCGCAGTGCGGCGGCCGTCTACGATCTGCCGCTGGCCGCGGGCACCAGCCCGTACACCCGGTTCGGTGACTGGGCGGTGTACGGGGCGATGGGTGCGCTGGTGCTCGCCGGCGGGTACGCGGGGCTGCGGGCGCTCAGCAGGCGGACTGCGCGAGCGCGTCGGTGATCACCCGTTCGCACAGCTCATGGGTGCGCAGGGCGTCCTCGGCGGACGCCTGCCGGCCGGCCCGTACGTCGTCCAGGAACGCCAGGACGATCTGCTCGATGCCACGCTGCCGGGCGACCGGCACCCAGTCGCCGCGGCGCCGGATGCTCGGCTGCCCCTTGTGGTCGATGACCTCGGCGAGATTGACGACCTGGCGCTTGGTGTCCTGTCCGGAAACGTCAAGGATTTCCTCGGTGGATCCGCTCAGGCGGTTCATGGTGCCGAGAGCGGTGAAGCCGTCACCGGAGAGCTGCAGCACCACATGCTGCATCAGCCCGTCACGGATCCGGGCACGCACATCGATGTGGTCGATCTCGCCGGGGACGAGGAACCGCAGGGTGTCCACGACGTGGATGAAGTCGTCCAGCACGAGCGTGCGCGGGTCCTCGGGCAGTCCGATCCGGTTCTTCTGCATCAGGATCAGATCGCGGGCGTGCTCGCGGCACTGGGCGTAGGCGGGAGCGAATCGGCGGTTGAAGCCGACGGCGAGCCCCACTCCGCGGTCTTCGGCGAGCGCGACGAGGCGCTGGGAGGTGGCGAGTTCGTAGGAGAGCGGCTTATCGACATAGGTCGGCACACCTGCCTCGATCAGCCGGTTCACGATCTCGGGGTGGGCGGCGGTGGCGGCGTGCACGAAGGCCGCGTCCAGGCCGGTGGCGAGCAGCGAGTCGAGGTCGCCGTGGAGCTGTGCCCCGGTCAGCCGGTGAGCGGCGCCGACGCGTTCGAGGGTCGCCGGGGTGCGGGTGTGCAGATGCAGTTCGAGCCCGGGCTGGGTACTCAGCACGGGGAGGTACGCCTTCTGGGCGATGTCGCCGAGTCCGATGCAGCCGACCTTCACTCGTGCTCCTTGGGTTGCGCCGCGGCCCTGGTGTCTCGCGTGCCGGAAGCATACGTGCCGTGCCGCCGGCCACCGGCCGGCGATCCCATCCAGGCCCGCAGCATCAGATCCGGCGGGTAGCCGCTCGACGGCATGCTGCGGCGCTGAGCGCGCCGCCTCACGGGGTGGGGACCGCGGTTCTACGGGGTGTGGCGCGCGGTGCCGTCGAGCCGTAGCTGCAGCCGGTCGATGGCGTCCCGCAAGCCCTGGCGGTATTCGCCGTCGGCGAGGGCGTTGACCGAGGCCCGGGCACGCCGCAGCTGCGCCCGCGCATCGGCAGGCCGGTCCAGGGCGGCGTAGTCGGCCGCGATATTGAGATGCAGCGAGGGGAAGAAGGCCCGGAGGGCGACGAGGGGGTGGCGGGGGCCGGGGCCGTCGGCCACCTTCGGCGCTTCCGGCGTCTCGGTGTTCCCGGGCCGTTCGGTGACAAAGCCCTCGGCCGCTTCCAGGGCCCTGAGGTCCCAGTCGAGCTCGTCCCTGGGGTCGTCCTGGGTGTCGGCCATGTAGTGGGCGAGAGTGCAGCGGTGGAAGGCGTCTCCCTGCGGCCCGATCTCGTGCCACAGTGCCGAGAGACGGTTGCGTGCCTCTTCCCGGTCGCCCGCGCGATGCAACATGATCGCCTGGCCGATCCGGGTCAGCACCCCGTCCTCGGGCGTCGCCTCCCGCCGCTTGTCCACCACCGTGCTCTCCGTATCCGCTCACCACGGTCACTGCCGTTCCCCCGACGCTAACCGCCGGAGGGGACCTGCGCGCGGTGTGCGCGACGCACCGGGTGGTGGGCTCCCCCGCCGTGATCGGCCGGACGGGCCGGACGGCTCAGCCCAGGTCAGGGATCCGCCAATCGATCGGGGTGTGCCCCTGTGCGGCGACCGCCGCATCGATCTGGGTGAAGGGGCGGGAGCCGAAGAACTTCTTCGCCGACAGCGGGGAAGGGTGCGCACCCTGCACCACGGCATGCCGCTCCTCGTCGATCAGCGGCAGCTTCTTCTTGGCGTAATTCCCCCAGAGCACGAAGACCGCCGGGTCGGGCCGGGAGGCCACGGCACGGATGACCGCGTCGGTGACCTTCTCCCATCCCTTGCCCTTGTGCGAATTGGGCTCGGCCTCGCGGACCGTGAGCACGGCGTTCAGCAGCAGCACTCCCTGCTGGGCCCAGGGCATCAGATATCCGTTGTCCGGAACCGGGTGGCCCAGTTCCTCCTTCATCTCCTTGTAGATGTTCCGCAGCGACGGCGGTGTCTTGACACCGGGCTGCACGGAGAAACACAGGCCGTGGCCCTGGCCGGCGCCGTGGTACGGGTCCTGTCCCAGGATGAGCACCTTCACCTGGTCGTAGGGCGTCGCCTCCAGCGCCGCGAAGACCTGCTCGCGGGGCGGGTAGACGGGACCGGCGGCCCGCTCCTGCTCGACGAAGTCGGTGAGCTCCTTGAAATAGGGCTTCTCCAACTCCTCGCCGAGGACCCCGCGCCAGGATTCGGGCAGCATGTCGGTCACCACGTCAACAACCTCCGGTGTGCATTGCGTTCTCACTCCCAGAACCTACCGGCGACCACTGACAATGCCGTCCGCGGGCCGGTGGCCCCGTCCTGGCCGCCCCGGTACCGGCCCTGTGCCCAGCCGGTCCCCCGACAGGTCTCCCCGGCGGGTCCGCCGGGGAACGAACGTGGTGCCGGCCCCGACGGGGACCGGCACCACGGACGCTGTCTCCTGGAACGCACACCACGGCAGGGCCTCCGGGCCCGCCCGGTGCCGTCAGACGCCGACGTTCAGGAACAGCCCGCCGTCCACGACCAGGGTCTGGCCGGTGATCCAGCCGGCGGCGTCGGACAGCAGGAAGGCCGCGGCCCCGCCGATGTCCTCCGGGACGCCGAGCCGCCCCATCGGGTAGCCGGCCGCCGCCTCCTCCTCACGGTTCTCGTACAGCGCCGCCGCGAACTTCGTCTTGACCACCGCCGGCGCGATCGC
This portion of the Streptomyces sp. 2114.4 genome encodes:
- a CDS encoding FAD-dependent monooxygenase, producing MNPTVEDRVPVLVVGGSLVGLSASLFLGRLGIRHLLVEKHADTSRHPRGRGNNVRTMELFRVAGAEQGIREAASVLADNHGILQARSLTGDDHEWLFKEIDPGGGLARISPSAWCLCSQNDLEPVLVRCAREHGGDLRFSTELSSFEQDAQGVRATLRNRETGELSTVHADYLIAADGPRSPVRERLGIGQTGPGDLFHNVSITFRAPQLAEVVGDRRFIACYLTHPEADGALLPVDNKADWVFHAPWHPDTGETLEDFTDERCIDHIRRATGVPGMAVEITGKAPWHAAERVAERYADGRVFLAGDSAHEMSPTGAFGSNTGIQDAHNLAWKLAAVLNGAAGPELLATYEAERQPVARETSARASARSAEHSHPGYAPAPGAAGGRQRGVLTVALGYCYPQGAVVGADPTLPVVPDQMRLTGEPGTRAPHMWLRAGGERRSTLDLYEKSFVLLTGTDGEMWRTAVKGANEEFSLGLDCYLIGTGPNDDLAPEDGADWAEKHGTTPEGAVLVRPDGFVAWRAEGRVADPEAALREVLAALLCRS
- a CDS encoding glutathione peroxidase yields the protein MSLYDIPLRTLTGEPASLADYRGKALLVVNVASKCGLTPQYSGLQRLQQRYADRGFSVLGFPSNQFAGQEPGTAEEIATFCSATYGVSFPLFEKTDVNGADRHPLYTALTGAEDAEGAAGDVQWNFEKFLIDPQGRVAGRFRPRTEPEAEELVTAIEAALPA
- a CDS encoding STAS domain-containing protein, coding for METGQYYPRLVGPSSAPGGTTVLELRGELDILAVSVLSDRLDEITGTQGTDLVVDVRAVTFIDCAGLSLLSRARYRTRQRGGRLRLTGVFGGGSVARLLRMTGLTGSFEILSDETGGDDGGGAAGASGSTAVTDTAAVTAAVPDTATDTAAVTAAVPDTATDAAGTAVA
- a CDS encoding GAF domain-containing protein, encoding MAAVGSDHDLGRALGRIAETAASLTGARHAAVSLRDEDGNGPGEPVTHGAPPEGEPPAGGFLEVPVQVQGELFGTLSVAGKGDGGQFSDADLHLVRILATEAGIALSNARLHSAARQRRRWIDGAASITTALLAGPETGSTTANALTVVAEKGRELAEAATGAVLLPHAEGGMEVVAISTALSEAVRTEAYRGRIPPRSPVVHQIDAGLAVFSDDFADDPRSVSPISRHYGPAMLLPLRSSGRVLGALALCRMSGDRRFSHTERTLGTQFAAQAAVALVLADRHRDRERLAVFEDRDRIARDLHDLVIQRLFATGMLLETARRKALVPEVREGVGQAVDELEATIQEIRTAIIALQQGPPEAPPGLRTRVLREAGAATAALGTRPSVRFTGPVDTRVDDKGARELLAALREALADVTAPAPAPAPSRAPARVEIAVDVTAPLPDGRPGIRLTVTGPDGAGRPLIWERPLRGGCDA
- a CDS encoding ABC transporter ATP-binding protein; protein product: MDMEVTAWHALHSTMAAQQGRRRFSRGTLRRITAFARPHRRRLLWFLVLSTVTAMLAVATPLLAGRVVDAIVGGDSASLVLGLSGLIAAIAVAEAGLGLVTRWLSASIGEGLILDLRTTVYDHVQRMPIAFFTRTRTGALVSRLNNDVIGAQRAFSDTLSGVVSNIVTLLLTLVVMLGLSWQITLIALVLLPVFVLPARRVGRRLAELRREGADHNAAMGTQMTERFSAPGATLVKLMGRPDRESAEFAIRARRVRDIGVRSAMVQTYFVTALTLVSALALAVVYGLGGYLALRGRLEPGAIVSLALLLTRLYAPLTALSGAHIEVMSALVSFERVFEVLDLKPLISEKPDARAVPEGPVSVEFDSVRFGYPSADKVSLASLEEVATLDARGGEEVLHGISFRAEPGQMVALVGSSGAGKSTVAQLLPRLYDTDSGAVRLSGVDVRELTAASLRDVLGMVTQDGHLFHDTIRANLLLARPEAAEEELWDALRRARLEDLIAGLPDGLDTVVGERGYRLSGGERQRLTIARLLLAHPRVVILDEATAHLDNTSEAAVQEALTEALEGRTALVIAHRLSTVRAADLILVVEGGRIVERGTHETLLAADGRYAELYRTQFTDSEERREAAGEARRVNTGPDAVPESALVN
- a CDS encoding nuclear transport factor 2 family protein, whose protein sequence is MTQRAEHSTVMDRLALDDLITGYAIAVDDGDWPGYRALFTPDGRADYRSAGGIEGGVDEITAWLGEMLQHFAIRQHLIVNRRITLVRLDGASGDSATVQADYFNPMRLAGPATEGGGGPTAPNYTCAGRYEFTARRTADGWRLTGVVVHEKWREVWVDGE